In one window of Thermodesulfobacteriota bacterium DNA:
- a CDS encoding FAD-dependent oxidoreductase, whose protein sequence is DMFDKLPTPHGLVRSGVAPDHQKIKSVTRVYDKIATNENFRFFGLVEYGVHLTIEDLKDHYHIIVFATGAQTDRKMNIPGEDLKGSHTATEFVAWYNGHPEYTDYEFDLSQEKVAIVGVGNVAVDVARILCRTEDELMQTDIADYALEALKKSNVKEVYLLGRRGPAQAAFTNPEVRELGNLDDAHAITRIEEVELDEFTQEFLEKEEDRSLVKKIEILNAYSEDIEFQKSKKLHIRFLVSPTEIIGDAQGNVKAIKLVKNELYKTDDGTLRPRATDETEELEVGLVFRSIGYHGVPLPEVPFHEKWGVIHNDRGRVIDPDTSEHVHGLYSTGWIKRGPTGVIGTNKQDSGETVECIVEDILQSRHLSPSKTHPDDILELINQRQPDHFSYEDWLRLNELEINKGEEQGRPRVKYTSVEDMLNAVKRSDEAANGK, encoded by the coding sequence GATATGTTTGATAAACTCCCTACCCCTCATGGGCTAGTGCGCTCCGGCGTTGCTCCGGATCATCAGAAAATTAAATCAGTTACAAGAGTTTATGACAAAATCGCTACGAATGAGAATTTTAGATTTTTTGGTCTTGTAGAATACGGTGTTCATTTAACAATTGAAGATTTAAAAGATCACTATCACATAATTGTCTTTGCCACCGGAGCACAAACTGACAGAAAAATGAACATACCGGGCGAAGACCTAAAGGGCAGCCATACGGCGACAGAATTTGTAGCCTGGTATAACGGACACCCAGAATACACTGACTATGAGTTTGACCTATCTCAGGAAAAGGTTGCGATAGTTGGAGTTGGTAACGTAGCAGTTGATGTTGCTCGTATACTTTGCAGAACCGAAGATGAACTAATGCAAACAGACATTGCGGATTATGCTCTAGAGGCTCTTAAAAAGAGCAATGTTAAGGAAGTTTATCTCCTTGGAAGAAGAGGACCTGCACAGGCTGCTTTTACAAACCCTGAGGTTAGAGAGCTCGGCAATCTAGATGACGCGCATGCAATAACCCGAATAGAGGAAGTTGAACTTGATGAATTCACTCAAGAGTTTTTAGAAAAAGAAGAAGACAGATCACTTGTTAAAAAAATTGAGATATTAAATGCCTATTCAGAAGACATTGAATTTCAGAAATCTAAAAAATTGCATATTCGCTTTTTAGTCTCACCGACTGAAATAATTGGAGATGCTCAAGGCAATGTAAAGGCAATAAAATTAGTTAAAAACGAGCTCTATAAAACTGATGACGGAACTTTAAGGCCAAGGGCGACTGATGAGACTGAGGAGCTCGAAGTCGGACTAGTATTTAGGTCAATCGGTTATCACGGTGTCCCACTTCCAGAGGTTCCTTTTCATGAGAAATGGGGTGTTATACATAACGATAGAGGAAGGGTTATAGATCCGGATACGAGCGAGCATGTTCATGGTCTATATTCCACCGGCTGGATCAAAAGAGGTCCCACTGGAGTTATTGGTACTAACAAACAAGACTCAGGTGAGACTGTGGAGTGCATTGTCGAAGATATTCTGCAAAGCCGCCATTTATCGCCTTCTAAGACTCATCCTGACGACATTTTAGAGCTAATTAATCAAAGACAACCCGATCATTTCTCTTATGAAGACTGGCTTCGTTTAAACGAGCTTGAGATTAATAAGGGAGAAGAGCAAGGAAGGCCAAGGGTAAAGTATACGAGTGTAGAAGATATGCTAAATGCGGTTAAAAGATCTGATGAGGCTGCCAACGGTAAATAG